DNA from Gammaproteobacteria bacterium:
GGCGCGGTTAGTGATGGAGAGCAGCTTGCCGGAGGCGTCGTAGAGTTCGGTTTCGTCGTCGGAGTTGGTGTATTTCCAGCCGGTGGGGGCGCCGGTGGCGTCGGTGAGACGGGTGAGTTTGTCGGTGATGTCGGAGTCGGGGGTCCAGATGCCGTTCAAAAGAGTGAAGAAAAAAGCTTTGCCATCGGGTCGACTAACTGTGGCAGTCGTTATTGATGAAAACTGATTCATGACAACTTTTCTGCTAAATGTGCTTCTCCAGTTGAAACCTAAGTCAGTACTCTGTACTACCTGTGGGTCGCTGTTATAGTGCCGTTGAAAGAGTGAGTATGATGTATTGAAATTATTGTAGTCAGTTTCAAGCTGATATTTATTACCCACACCAGAGTGAATAGGATTGCCAACACCTGAACCATCCGGCGGGCAGCCAGCATTTTTAGTCTTTCGGTCTGCCACCAAAAATACTGTCAGACCGCTCCAGCAACGTATGCTATTGTTCAAGCAAGGCTCAGCACTCGGTGGCACACAATCAATCCGGACAGCTTTACCTTCATCCCAAAATATTACATCTGGACGATAGTAGGGATCACAAACAGCATCCTGACACCTAGCATGGGCAGCGCTTTCCCAATCAGAAAAATAGGATTTCCTCCAAATGGAACAAAAACCACCCATTAGATCGGCTTGCCATAACCCGCCATCACTCGTATAGGCAAATGTGTTACTTGCTGCCAGGCCTTGGCTTAGGAGCAGTCCGATTAATGAGTAGATTTTTAGTGAGAAAGTGAGGTGCTGGGGAGTGACTGTATAAATGTGTGGGGGGGGGGGGGTACTGAATACTGTGCGCGCAACGCACACTACGATTTTTTTTAACGTTTCGCCCAAAACCGATAGAGTGCGTGAGCCCATCGTGTTTCTCCCTGGTGCGGTGTTTATGGGTAGCGTGCGTTGCGCGCACGATTAAAATCTTTTTTGCTCATTGGGACTACAGTTTGTCGCGTTGCTTTGCAACTGTCACCCCCTCGCCTTTCGCCATTTCCCTCATCCGGCCCTTCGGGCCACCTTCATCCCGGTGGGAGAAGGGAAAAAGTCGGTAATCCCGGGTTACGACGCACAGCGCCTAACCCAGGCTACGAGATACCTCTACGACTTGCTTTACTATTTTCGGATGCAACTTTTCCAGTCATTTAGCCGCCTTGGTAAACTCATCGACGGTGATCCCGGCGGCTCGGATGAGGCTACGCAATGTCCCTTTAGCGACTTCTTTATGATCGGGCACGGACAGTGTTGCGTGATGGTTTTCTTTGACCAGGATGATATGGCTGCTGCGTTGCCGGACAACCTTCCATCCGAAGGACTCAAAAATATTGACAACTTTGCGTCCATTGAGTGTTGGCAGGCTGGGCACTAAACAGCCACTTCAAGTTGCCGGGTCTCAATAGTCAAAGGCATGCCGCGTTCCGCTCTGACTTCCAGGCACAACCGAATGGCTTCCTGGAGGTTAGAAACGGCTTCTTCTTTCGTCGCCCCCTGGCTCACACAGCCGGGTATCGAGGGGCACTCAGTGATCCATATCCCG
Protein-coding regions in this window:
- a CDS encoding type II toxin-antitoxin system HicA family toxin produces the protein MPSLPTLNGRKVVNIFESFGWKVVRQRSSHIILVKENHHATLSVPDHKEVAKGTLRSLIRAAGITVDEFTKAAK
- a CDS encoding type II toxin-antitoxin system HicB family antitoxin — encoded protein: MQFTITVDRDEDGIWITECPSIPGCVSQGATKEEAVSNLQEAIRLCLEVRAERGMPLTIETRQLEVAV